From the Microbacterium thalassium genome, one window contains:
- a CDS encoding glycoside hydrolase family 65 protein: MIDRDRFPADPWKLVETQFSVEDAGVTETLFATGNGYLGLRGNQPEGRYAHEHGTFVNGLHETFPIRHAERAYGFAEIGQTIVNAPDAKTMRVYVDDEPLSFDIADLPEYQRELDFRDGVLRRSLRWRTPSGKEVQIEYDRLVSFEEKHLAIMRLTVTVLNADAPVTVSCQLLNRQDGEDVYGGTPTAPKKAGFDPRKAEKISSERVLQPQEYWQDKLRSAMAYRVADSGMTLAVVADHVIETENAYNARTLIEQDIAKNVFRVDGTAGVPIRITKLVSYHTSRGVPARELVDRCRRTIDRAMSQGIDSHYERQRQWLDAFWERSDVEIGGRPELQQAIRWCLFQLAQAAARADGFGVPAKGVTGSGYSGHYFWDTEIYVLPFLAYTTPQWARNALRMRYLMLPAARRRAFQLNEAGALFPWRTINGEEASAYYAAGTAQYHINADVSFAVAKYVRATGDTDFMYREGVDVVVETARLWTSLGFWRTADGVETSFHIHGVTGPDEYTTVVNDNLFTNVMARFNLRVAARVVREMEEVNGEVYREMVARLGLGPDEADRWESAAEAMHIPYSENLGIHPQDAVFLEREIWDLENTPREQRPLLLHFHPLVIYRYQVLKQADVVLALFLQGNHFSDDDKLADFEYYDPLTTGDSTLSAVVQAILAAEVGYQDLAHKYFEEALFVDLADLHHNAADGVHVASAGGVWTALVCGFGGMRDHFGDLTFDPRLPASWPSLRYVLQWQGTRLDITVERTKMTFVAGEGDPVAFNVRGKGYVIGGGETLVVPLDGQGPVKPGRPSLGQFANVRREDGSLLSASVPAVTTTIPVIGETADIEHGADA; this comes from the coding sequence GTGATCGACCGCGACCGCTTCCCCGCAGACCCCTGGAAGCTCGTCGAGACCCAGTTCTCGGTCGAGGATGCCGGAGTCACCGAGACACTGTTCGCGACGGGCAACGGCTACCTGGGCCTGCGCGGCAACCAGCCCGAGGGCCGCTACGCGCACGAGCACGGCACGTTCGTCAACGGCCTGCACGAGACCTTCCCGATCCGCCACGCCGAGCGCGCCTACGGCTTCGCCGAGATCGGTCAGACCATCGTCAATGCGCCGGACGCCAAGACGATGCGCGTGTACGTCGACGACGAGCCGCTGTCGTTCGACATCGCGGACCTGCCCGAATACCAGCGCGAGCTCGACTTCCGCGACGGCGTGCTGCGGCGATCGCTGCGCTGGCGCACGCCCTCGGGCAAGGAGGTGCAGATCGAGTACGACCGCCTGGTGTCCTTCGAGGAGAAGCACCTCGCGATCATGCGCCTGACCGTGACGGTGCTCAACGCCGACGCCCCCGTCACCGTGAGCTGCCAGCTGCTGAACCGCCAGGACGGCGAGGACGTGTACGGCGGAACGCCCACGGCGCCCAAGAAGGCCGGCTTCGACCCGCGCAAGGCCGAGAAGATCTCGAGCGAGCGCGTGCTCCAGCCCCAGGAGTACTGGCAGGACAAGCTGCGCTCGGCGATGGCGTACCGCGTCGCCGACTCGGGCATGACCCTCGCGGTGGTCGCCGACCACGTCATCGAGACCGAGAACGCCTACAACGCGCGCACGCTGATCGAGCAGGACATCGCCAAGAACGTCTTCCGCGTCGACGGCACCGCCGGCGTGCCGATCCGCATCACCAAGCTCGTCAGCTACCACACGTCGCGCGGCGTGCCGGCGCGCGAGCTCGTCGACCGCTGCCGACGCACGATCGACCGCGCCATGAGCCAGGGCATCGACTCCCACTACGAGCGGCAGCGCCAGTGGCTCGACGCGTTCTGGGAGCGTTCGGACGTCGAGATCGGCGGACGACCCGAGCTGCAGCAGGCCATCCGCTGGTGTCTTTTCCAGCTCGCGCAGGCAGCGGCGCGCGCCGACGGATTCGGTGTGCCCGCCAAGGGCGTCACCGGCTCGGGCTACAGCGGCCACTACTTCTGGGACACCGAGATCTACGTGCTGCCGTTCCTGGCGTACACGACGCCGCAGTGGGCGCGCAACGCCCTGCGGATGCGGTACCTCATGCTCCCCGCCGCCCGCCGGCGCGCGTTCCAGCTGAACGAGGCCGGTGCGCTCTTCCCCTGGCGCACGATCAACGGCGAGGAGGCGTCGGCGTACTACGCCGCAGGCACCGCGCAGTACCACATCAACGCCGATGTCAGCTTCGCCGTCGCCAAGTACGTGCGCGCCACCGGCGACACCGACTTCATGTACCGCGAGGGCGTGGACGTCGTCGTCGAGACGGCCCGGCTGTGGACCAGCCTCGGGTTCTGGCGCACCGCCGACGGCGTCGAGACGTCGTTCCACATCCACGGCGTCACGGGCCCCGACGAGTACACCACCGTCGTCAACGACAACCTCTTCACCAACGTCATGGCGCGCTTCAACCTGCGCGTCGCGGCCCGCGTCGTGCGCGAGATGGAAGAGGTCAACGGCGAGGTCTACCGCGAGATGGTCGCGCGTCTGGGCCTCGGCCCCGACGAGGCCGACCGCTGGGAGAGCGCCGCCGAGGCGATGCACATCCCGTACAGCGAGAACCTCGGCATCCACCCGCAGGACGCCGTCTTCCTCGAGCGCGAGATCTGGGATCTCGAGAACACGCCGCGCGAGCAGCGGCCGCTGCTGCTGCATTTCCACCCGCTGGTGATCTACCGCTACCAGGTGCTCAAGCAGGCCGACGTCGTGCTGGCGCTGTTCCTGCAGGGCAACCACTTCTCGGATGACGACAAGCTCGCGGACTTCGAGTACTACGACCCGCTGACCACGGGAGACTCGACCCTGTCGGCCGTCGTGCAGGCGATCCTCGCCGCCGAGGTCGGATATCAGGACCTCGCGCACAAGTACTTCGAGGAGGCCCTGTTCGTCGACCTCGCAGACCTCCACCACAACGCCGCGGACGGCGTGCACGTCGCCTCGGCCGGCGGCGTGTGGACGGCGCTGGTGTGCGGCTTCGGCGGCATGCGCGACCACTTCGGCGATCTGACCTTCGACCCGCGGCTGCCCGCGTCGTGGCCGTCACTGCGGTACGTGCTGCAGTGGCAGGGAACGCGGCTGGACATCACCGTCGAGCGGACCAAGATGACGTTCGTGGCGGGCGAGGGCGACCCGGTCGCCTTCAACGTGCGAGGCAAGGGCTACGTCATCGGCGGGGGAGAGACCCTCGTCGTGCCGCTCGACGGCCAGGGTCCGGTCAAGCCCGGCCGTCCGTCGCTCGGCCAGTTCGCCAACGTGCGCCGTGAGGACGGGTCGCTGCTGTCGGCATCCGTCCCGGCCGTGACCACGACGATCCCCGTGATCGGCGAGACGGCCGACATCGAGCACGGCGCGGATGCGTGA
- a CDS encoding threonine/serine ThrE exporter family protein: protein MQPQRRGFREWLRGLFQTDIVVSDATEALPVIDDALAVRVLDLAVRIGETMLVTGAPASEVTLVIVRVGRAYGLDPVHVDVTYNSITAAYHRSGAPRPITLMRVVRAAVPDHEKLQRLQALVAAVRKGEGLDAAVERYRQIRRTPFRYRPIAVIGAQALLAVGVAVMFGLNWLVLALAFVAAALAALTQFALARLRVPFFFSQIAGAFVLTLVAAVAPVLALTGWEAAESIRPSVIVASGVVLMLAGLTVVGAAQDAIDGFALTAMGRILELVTQTLGVVLGILAGLETARVLGLGVDPPSETLPFGPVPLQFLGAALIAAAVAIINGAGSRIILVSAVLSLIAWLGFLAASAIGFETAAASGVGAFAGSFVGIVLAYRLHVPSVAITIAAILPMVPGVAVFRGLLSLVEATDSPTLLLTGFGTLATATTIGVSLAVGASLGIYLGQPVRTSLGSVERSRARVGRWRGAGRAVVRRS from the coding sequence ATGCAGCCACAGCGTCGGGGGTTCCGGGAGTGGCTGCGTGGGCTCTTCCAGACCGACATCGTCGTCTCGGACGCCACCGAGGCACTCCCCGTCATCGACGACGCCCTCGCTGTGCGTGTCCTGGACCTCGCGGTTCGCATCGGAGAGACCATGCTCGTGACAGGCGCACCGGCGAGCGAGGTCACGCTGGTCATCGTGCGCGTGGGCCGGGCGTACGGTCTCGACCCCGTCCACGTCGACGTCACGTACAACTCGATCACCGCGGCGTACCACCGCAGCGGCGCTCCTCGGCCGATCACCCTCATGCGGGTGGTGCGCGCGGCGGTGCCCGATCACGAGAAGCTGCAGCGGCTCCAGGCCCTCGTCGCCGCTGTGCGCAAGGGCGAGGGGCTGGATGCCGCCGTCGAGCGGTACCGGCAGATCCGGCGAACACCCTTCCGCTACCGCCCCATCGCCGTGATCGGCGCCCAGGCGCTGCTGGCGGTCGGGGTCGCGGTGATGTTCGGGCTGAACTGGCTCGTGCTCGCGCTGGCGTTCGTGGCGGCGGCCCTGGCTGCACTGACCCAGTTCGCGCTCGCGCGGCTGCGGGTGCCCTTCTTCTTCAGCCAGATCGCGGGCGCGTTCGTGCTGACCCTCGTCGCCGCCGTGGCGCCGGTGCTCGCGCTGACCGGATGGGAGGCGGCGGAGTCCATCCGTCCCTCGGTGATCGTCGCGTCGGGCGTCGTGCTGATGCTCGCGGGCCTGACGGTGGTGGGCGCGGCGCAGGACGCCATCGACGGCTTCGCGCTGACGGCGATGGGCCGCATCCTCGAGCTGGTGACCCAGACGCTGGGCGTCGTGCTCGGCATCCTCGCGGGGCTCGAGACCGCCCGTGTCCTCGGGCTCGGCGTCGACCCGCCGAGCGAGACGCTGCCGTTCGGTCCGGTGCCGCTGCAGTTCCTCGGCGCGGCGCTCATCGCCGCCGCGGTCGCGATCATCAACGGAGCGGGTTCGCGCATCATCCTGGTGAGCGCCGTGCTCAGCCTGATCGCGTGGCTCGGGTTCCTCGCCGCGTCGGCGATCGGCTTCGAGACCGCCGCCGCCAGCGGCGTGGGCGCGTTCGCCGGCAGCTTCGTCGGCATCGTCCTCGCCTACCGGCTGCACGTGCCGTCGGTCGCCATCACGATCGCCGCGATCCTGCCGATGGTGCCCGGCGTGGCCGTCTTCCGCGGCCTGCTGAGCCTCGTGGAGGCGACGGACTCCCCCACGCTGCTGCTCACCGGCTTCGGAACCCTTGCCACCGCGACGACGATCGGCGTCAGCCTCGCCGTGGGGGCGTCGCTGGGCATCTACCTGGGGCAGCCGGTGCGGACCTCGCTCGGCAGCGTCGAGCGGTCCCGCGCGCGGGTGGGCCGCTGGCGCGGCGCCGGACGCGCCGTCGTGCGCCGCAGCTGA
- a CDS encoding DNA polymerase III subunit gamma and tau, producing MTTALYRRYRPETFGEMIGQSQVTEPLMTALRGDRVGHAYLFSGPRGCGKTTSARILARCLNCAEGPTDTPCGVCESCVELGRGGGGSLDVVEIDAASHNGVDDARDLRERAVFAPARDRYKIFILDEAHMVTPQGFNALLKLVEEPPDHVKFIFATTEPEKVIGTIRSRTHHYPFRLVPPAAMLAYVEELCASEHVTIEPGVLPLVVRAGGGSPRDTLSLLDQLIAGSESTDSGVVVTYERAVALLGYTHAELLDEVVEAFAASDAAAAFAAVDRVVQTGQDPRRFVDDLLERLRDLIIVAAAGPEAASVLRGASAEDLAVMARHAASFGAARLSHTADIVIAALDEMTGATSPRLQLELMVARVLAQGSASPASAPAPAATAASPAAAPVAPASAQSSPPSETRAPERPVREPATTASAASGSAAPTSAAPTSAPREAAPPEPPEAEAPPVPTGPVTLAVVEEAWPRVMSRLEGTSRASWLIVASARVAGFDDDVLTLAFASRGDVAKFKQRTAGAGPSEDLRTAIQGILGIRVKYLAKHEDDLTPPAGGAPAAAAPVTPPNGGRSAPAGGAVASAPERPAPTEPAPAGNASARPAHAGPASPPRASASPSQAAPVTDWAVAPIPDAAASAASGGSVAQLAVDEEPEDAESSASARVATMAPADGAVLRPAEAAPPASAEDDDEPEIETPAAEAPVPPVVAPPLAPAGRSDGVERYGEAVVRQVLGATFVREEPYDPPTRFS from the coding sequence GTGACCACCGCTCTGTACCGCCGCTACCGTCCGGAGACGTTCGGCGAGATGATCGGGCAGTCGCAGGTCACCGAGCCGCTCATGACCGCGCTGCGCGGCGACCGCGTCGGCCACGCGTACCTGTTCTCCGGCCCGCGCGGGTGCGGCAAGACCACGTCGGCGCGCATCCTCGCGCGCTGCCTGAACTGCGCCGAAGGCCCCACCGACACCCCGTGCGGCGTGTGCGAGAGCTGCGTCGAGCTGGGCCGCGGCGGGGGCGGGTCCCTCGACGTCGTCGAGATCGACGCGGCCAGCCACAACGGCGTCGACGATGCGCGCGACCTGCGCGAGCGCGCCGTGTTCGCGCCGGCCCGCGACCGGTACAAGATCTTCATCCTCGACGAGGCGCACATGGTCACACCGCAGGGCTTCAACGCCCTGCTCAAGCTCGTCGAAGAGCCGCCCGACCACGTCAAGTTCATCTTCGCGACCACCGAGCCCGAGAAGGTCATCGGCACGATCCGCTCGCGTACGCACCACTACCCGTTCCGCCTGGTGCCGCCCGCGGCGATGCTCGCGTACGTCGAAGAGCTGTGCGCGTCCGAGCACGTCACCATCGAGCCGGGCGTCCTGCCGCTGGTCGTGCGCGCCGGCGGCGGGTCACCACGTGACACGCTGTCGCTGCTCGACCAGCTCATCGCCGGGTCCGAGTCCACCGACTCCGGGGTCGTCGTGACGTACGAGCGCGCCGTCGCTCTGCTGGGCTACACCCACGCCGAGCTGCTCGACGAGGTCGTCGAGGCGTTCGCCGCGTCGGACGCCGCGGCGGCCTTCGCCGCGGTCGACCGCGTCGTGCAGACCGGGCAGGACCCGCGCCGCTTCGTCGACGACCTGCTCGAGCGCCTGCGCGACCTCATCATCGTCGCCGCCGCCGGACCCGAAGCGGCCTCGGTGCTGCGTGGGGCTTCGGCCGAGGACCTCGCGGTCATGGCGCGGCACGCGGCGTCGTTCGGCGCCGCCCGCCTCTCGCACACGGCCGACATCGTCATCGCGGCGCTCGACGAGATGACCGGGGCGACCTCGCCGCGCCTCCAGCTCGAGCTGATGGTCGCGCGCGTGCTCGCCCAGGGGTCGGCATCGCCCGCCTCGGCGCCTGCGCCCGCGGCGACCGCGGCATCGCCGGCCGCCGCACCGGTAGCGCCCGCGTCGGCGCAGTCGTCCCCGCCGTCCGAGACCCGGGCGCCCGAACGGCCGGTGCGCGAGCCCGCCACGACGGCGTCGGCCGCGTCCGGGTCCGCTGCGCCGACGTCCGCCGCGCCCACGTCGGCGCCGCGCGAGGCCGCGCCGCCCGAACCCCCCGAGGCCGAGGCTCCGCCGGTGCCGACCGGCCCGGTCACGCTCGCGGTCGTCGAAGAAGCGTGGCCGCGCGTCATGTCGCGCCTCGAGGGCACCAGCCGTGCGTCCTGGCTCATCGTCGCCTCGGCGCGCGTCGCCGGCTTCGACGACGACGTGCTGACCCTCGCGTTCGCGAGCCGCGGCGACGTCGCGAAGTTCAAGCAGCGCACCGCCGGCGCCGGCCCCAGCGAAGACCTGCGCACCGCGATCCAGGGCATCCTCGGCATCCGCGTGAAGTACCTCGCCAAGCACGAGGACGACCTGACGCCGCCGGCCGGCGGCGCACCCGCGGCGGCGGCGCCGGTGACACCTCCGAACGGCGGCCGGTCGGCTCCCGCCGGTGGGGCGGTGGCCTCCGCGCCCGAGCGCCCGGCTCCGACGGAGCCCGCGCCGGCAGGGAACGCGTCGGCTCGCCCGGCGCACGCCGGCCCGGCGAGCCCGCCACGGGCATCCGCGTCACCGTCGCAGGCAGCGCCCGTGACCGACTGGGCCGTCGCGCCGATTCCGGACGCGGCCGCGTCCGCGGCCTCCGGCGGTTCCGTCGCCCAGCTCGCCGTCGACGAAGAGCCCGAGGACGCCGAGTCGTCGGCATCCGCGCGCGTCGCGACGATGGCCCCCGCGGACGGCGCCGTGCTGCGACCCGCCGAGGCGGCGCCGCCCGCCTCGGCCGAGGACGATGACGAGCCCGAGATCGAGACCCCGGCCGCCGAGGCGCCGGTTCCGCCGGTGGTCGCGCCGCCGCTGGCGCCCGCCGGCCGGAGTGACGGGGTGGAGCGCTACGGAGAGGCGGTCGTGCGGCAGGTGCTCGGCGCGACCTTCGTGCGTGAAGAGCCGTACGACCCCCCGACCAGGTTCAGCTGA
- the recR gene encoding recombination mediator RecR: MYDGIVQDLIDEFGRLPGIGPKSAQRIAFHILQTPNFDVSRLAELLTDVRDKVRFCDVCGNVSEQERCSICRDPRRNLTLICVVEDAKDVAAIERTREFRGLYHVLGGAISPIAGIGPDDLRITQLMQRLADGTVQEVILATNPNLEGEATATYLSRLLQTMQITVTRLASGLPVGGDLEYADEVTLGRAFEGRRSV; encoded by the coding sequence ATGTACGACGGCATCGTCCAAGACCTCATCGACGAATTCGGCCGCCTTCCCGGAATCGGGCCGAAGTCGGCGCAGCGCATCGCGTTCCACATCCTGCAGACGCCCAACTTCGACGTGTCGCGTCTGGCGGAGCTGCTCACGGACGTCCGCGACAAGGTGCGCTTCTGCGACGTCTGCGGCAACGTCAGCGAGCAGGAGCGCTGCTCGATCTGCCGGGACCCCCGCCGCAACCTCACGCTCATCTGCGTCGTCGAGGATGCCAAAGACGTGGCGGCGATCGAGCGCACCCGCGAGTTCCGCGGCCTGTATCACGTGCTCGGCGGCGCCATCAGCCCCATCGCCGGCATCGGCCCCGACGACCTGCGCATCACCCAGCTCATGCAGCGTCTCGCCGACGGCACCGTGCAGGAGGTCATCCTCGCCACCAATCCCAACCTCGAGGGAGAGGCGACGGCGACGTACCTCAGCCGCCTGCTGCAGACGATGCAGATCACCGTCACGCGGCTCGCCTCGGGGCTCCCCGTGGGCGGCGACCTGGAGTACGCCGACGAGGTGACCCTCGGCCGGGCGTTCGAAGGACGCCGGTCGGTCTGA
- a CDS encoding aspartate-semialdehyde dehydrogenase, translated as MTRISDSGLSVAVVGATGQVGTVMREILAERSFPIRELRLFSTARSAGRAVHFGGATIIVEDVATADAAGIDIALFSAGATGSRAHAPRFAAAGAVVIDNSSAWRMDPEVPLVVAEVNPHAIEDAPKGIIANPNCTTMAAMPVLKVLDAEAGLERLIVSTYQAVSGSGLAGAQELLGQVEGVLAQGDTLRLVHDGSAVDFPQPEKYVAPIAFDVIPLAGSVVDDGLNETDEEKKLRNESRKILELPDLRVAGTCVRVPVFTGHSLSINAEFARDITPERAREILSAAPGVTLDEVPTPLQAAGKDPSFVGRIRADQSAPEGKGLALFIANDNLRKGAALNAVQIAELVAAKLGQPATA; from the coding sequence ATGACCCGCATCTCCGATTCCGGACTCTCCGTCGCCGTCGTCGGCGCCACCGGCCAGGTGGGCACCGTGATGCGCGAGATTCTCGCGGAGCGGTCGTTCCCGATCCGCGAGCTCCGCCTGTTCTCCACCGCGCGCTCGGCCGGCCGCGCCGTCCACTTCGGCGGCGCCACGATCATCGTCGAGGACGTCGCGACGGCGGATGCCGCAGGCATCGACATCGCGCTGTTCTCGGCCGGGGCCACGGGCTCGCGCGCGCACGCGCCGCGCTTCGCCGCGGCGGGCGCCGTCGTCATCGACAACTCCAGCGCATGGCGCATGGACCCCGAGGTGCCGTTGGTGGTCGCCGAGGTCAACCCGCACGCGATCGAGGACGCACCCAAGGGCATCATCGCGAACCCCAACTGCACCACGATGGCCGCGATGCCGGTGCTGAAGGTCCTCGACGCCGAGGCCGGCCTCGAGCGCCTCATCGTCAGCACCTATCAGGCCGTGTCGGGCTCCGGTCTCGCGGGCGCCCAGGAGCTGCTCGGCCAGGTCGAGGGCGTCCTCGCCCAGGGCGACACGCTGCGCCTGGTCCACGACGGCTCGGCGGTGGACTTCCCGCAGCCCGAGAAGTACGTCGCCCCCATCGCCTTCGACGTGATCCCGCTCGCGGGCTCCGTCGTCGACGACGGTCTGAACGAGACGGACGAGGAGAAGAAGCTCCGCAACGAGAGCCGCAAGATCCTCGAGCTGCCGGACCTGCGCGTCGCGGGCACCTGCGTGCGCGTCCCCGTCTTCACCGGCCACTCGCTCTCGATCAATGCCGAGTTCGCACGCGACATCACGCCCGAGCGCGCCCGCGAGATCCTCTCCGCCGCCCCCGGCGTCACCCTGGACGAGGTGCCGACGCCGCTGCAGGCCGCCGGCAAGGACCCGAGCTTCGTCGGCCGCATCCGCGCCGACCAGTCCGCCCCCGAGGGCAAGGGTCTGGCGCTGTTCATCGCGAACGACAACCTGCGCAAGGGCGCGGCCCTCAACGCCGTCCAGATCGCCGAGCTCGTCGCGGCGAAGCTCGGTCAGCCCGCGACCGCGTGA
- a CDS encoding HAD family hydrolase, translating into MPDLSTYDAVLFDLDGVLTPTAEVHMHAWQAMFQELFEQWDISPAYTERDYFDYLDGKKRYDGVASLLRSRDVEVPWGDPSDPPTEDTVCGIGNRKNAVFERVLRDEGIAPYPGSLDLLDKLAAANTPVAVVSSSKNALEVLASAGIQDRFGLVMDGVIAERDNLASKPAPDVFVEAARMLGVDPGRSAAVEDALSGVASAAAGGFELVIGVDRGVGAHVLADAGAHLVVDDLAELVPAVGTGVRFDASAATEGEEPA; encoded by the coding sequence ATGCCCGACCTGTCCACGTATGACGCTGTCCTGTTCGATCTCGACGGCGTGCTCACCCCGACCGCCGAGGTGCACATGCACGCGTGGCAGGCGATGTTCCAGGAGCTCTTCGAGCAGTGGGACATCAGCCCCGCGTACACGGAGCGCGACTACTTCGACTACCTCGACGGCAAGAAGCGCTACGACGGCGTGGCGAGCCTGCTGCGCTCGCGCGACGTCGAGGTGCCGTGGGGCGACCCGTCCGACCCGCCGACCGAGGACACCGTGTGCGGCATCGGCAACCGCAAGAACGCCGTGTTCGAGCGCGTGCTGCGCGATGAGGGCATCGCGCCGTACCCGGGCTCCCTCGACCTGCTCGACAAGCTCGCCGCCGCGAACACGCCGGTCGCGGTCGTGTCGAGCTCGAAGAACGCGCTCGAGGTCCTCGCCTCCGCCGGCATCCAGGATCGCTTCGGCCTCGTGATGGACGGCGTCATCGCCGAGCGCGACAACCTCGCCAGCAAGCCCGCCCCCGACGTCTTCGTCGAGGCGGCGCGGATGCTGGGGGTCGACCCCGGCCGCTCGGCCGCGGTCGAGGACGCCCTCAGCGGCGTCGCATCGGCCGCCGCGGGCGGCTTCGAGCTCGTCATCGGCGTCGACCGCGGCGTCGGCGCGCATGTGCTCGCAGACGCCGGCGCGCACCTCGTCGTCGACGACCTGGCCGAGCTCGTGCCCGCCGTCGGCACCGGCGTGCGATTCGATGCTTCGGCCGCGACCGAGGGCGAGGAGCCGGCGTGA
- a CDS encoding aspartate kinase, with protein MALIVQKYGGSSVADAESIKRVAKRIVDTRRAGHDVVVAVSAMGDTTDELLDLAAQVAPIPAPRELDMLLSSGERIAMALLAMAIHSMGFEARSFTGSQAGMITTADHGSARIVDVTPVRLREALDDGAIVIVAGFQGFNRDTRDITTLGRGGSDTTAVALAAALTADVCEIYSDVDGIFTADPRVVPKARKLDRISSEEMLELAANGAKVLYIRAVEYARRHGVLIHARSTFSSGVGTWVLGAGMTLPEGEEGDDMEEPIVAGVATDLSQAKITIIGVPDVPGKAAEIFKIVAKSGANVDMIVQNVSAAATGRTDISFTLPKTDAATALKALAGDQAEVGFESLVHDDQIGKLSVVGAGMRTHSGVSATLFEALSVAGINIEMISTSEIRISVVVRGDDLAEAARVVHTAYDLDGDVDATVYAGTGR; from the coding sequence GTGGCGCTCATCGTCCAGAAGTACGGCGGCTCGTCGGTCGCCGATGCCGAGAGCATCAAGCGCGTCGCCAAGCGCATCGTCGACACGCGCCGCGCCGGCCACGACGTCGTCGTGGCCGTGAGCGCCATGGGCGACACGACGGACGAACTGCTCGACCTCGCCGCGCAGGTCGCACCCATCCCGGCGCCCCGCGAGCTCGACATGCTGCTGTCCAGCGGCGAGCGGATCGCGATGGCGCTGCTGGCGATGGCCATCCACTCGATGGGCTTCGAGGCTCGCTCGTTCACCGGCAGCCAGGCCGGCATGATCACGACCGCCGACCACGGCTCGGCCCGCATCGTCGACGTCACCCCGGTGCGTCTGCGCGAAGCGCTCGACGACGGCGCGATCGTCATCGTCGCCGGCTTCCAGGGCTTCAACCGCGACACGCGTGACATCACGACGCTCGGTCGCGGCGGGTCGGACACGACCGCCGTCGCGCTCGCCGCGGCGCTCACCGCCGACGTCTGCGAGATCTACAGCGACGTCGACGGCATCTTCACCGCCGACCCCCGCGTCGTCCCCAAGGCGCGCAAGCTCGACCGCATCTCGAGCGAGGAGATGCTCGAGCTCGCCGCCAACGGCGCGAAGGTCCTCTACATCCGCGCCGTGGAGTACGCGCGCCGTCACGGCGTGCTCATCCACGCGCGTTCCACATTCAGCTCCGGCGTCGGCACGTGGGTGCTCGGCGCCGGCATGACCCTTCCCGAGGGCGAAGAGGGAGACGACATGGAAGAGCCGATCGTCGCGGGCGTCGCGACCGACCTCAGCCAGGCCAAGATCACGATCATCGGCGTCCCGGACGTCCCCGGCAAGGCCGCGGAGATCTTCAAGATCGTCGCGAAGTCCGGCGCCAACGTCGACATGATCGTCCAGAACGTCTCGGCCGCCGCGACCGGGCGCACCGACATCTCGTTCACGCTGCCCAAGACCGACGCCGCCACCGCGCTCAAGGCGCTCGCCGGCGACCAGGCCGAGGTGGGCTTCGAGAGCCTCGTCCACGACGACCAGATCGGCAAGCTGTCGGTCGTCGGCGCCGGCATGCGCACGCACTCGGGCGTCTCGGCGACCCTCTTCGAGGCGCTCAGCGTCGCCGGCATCAACATCGAGATGATCTCGACCTCCGAGATCCGCATCTCGGTCGTCGTGCGCGGCGACGACCTGGCCGAGGCCGCGCGCGTCGTGCACACCGCGTACGACCTGGACGGCGACGTGGACGCGACCGTCTACGCCGGCACCGGCCGCTAG